The proteins below come from a single Cannabis sativa cultivar Pink pepper isolate KNU-18-1 chromosome 3, ASM2916894v1, whole genome shotgun sequence genomic window:
- the LOC133036156 gene encoding secreted RxLR effector protein 161-like has protein sequence MERSNSSRIESIQAELNSLAKRKVFGPILQTPEGVKPVGYKWSTYTEKILRRFYMDNSHPLSSPMVVRSLDVEKDPFRPREEHEELLGPEVPYLSAIGALMYLANCTRPDIAFSVNLLARFSSAPTYRHWKGIKHILRYLQGTIDKGLFYSNNCGSQLIGYADAGYLSDPHKARSQTDYLFTCGDTAIS, from the exons ATGGAAAGAAGTAATTCAAGCAGAATTGAATCAATTCAAGCAGAATTGAATTCACTTGCTAAACGCAAAGTATTTGGACCTATACTCCAAACACCTGAAGGTGTGAAACCCGTTGGATACAAATGG TCAACTTATACTGAAAAGATTTTGAGACGATTTTATATGGATAACTCACACCCATTGAGTAGCCCAATGGTAGTTAGGTCACTTGATGTAGAAAAAGATCCTTTTCGACCTAGAGAAGAACATGAAGAGCTCCTTGGTCCAGAAGTACCATATCTTAGTGCAATAGGAGCATTGATGTATCTTGCTAATTGTACAAGACCTGATATAGCTTTCTCTGTCAATTTATTAGCAAGATTTAGTTCTGCTCCAACATATAGACATTGGAAAGGGATTAAGCACATACTCCGCTATCTCCAGGGTACTATTGATAAAGGATTATTCTATTCTAATAATTGTGGGTCACAACTTATTGGCTACGCAGATGCgggatatttatctgatccacaTAAAGCCAGATCCCAAACTGACTATTTGTTCACTTGCGGTGACACTGCTATATCCTGA